The Enterobacter asburiae sequence GGAAAACCGAAGGGCTCAATGGCGTAAAAGGCGGTCGGGCGCGGCTCATTCACGTTGATGCGCGCGTGAAGGAACATATTATGACCCTCCCGGCTATCCGTAACCGTCAGGCGGTTTATCATCTGGCTGAGGTGACCTCCTCTTACGGTGAACATACTTCAAATCTGCGTCCGGGCATTATCGAAACGCTGGAGAGTATGACTGAGCTTGAGCAAAAGCGTCTGGATACCTTACTGAAGCGCGAAGGCATACGCGGTTTTCTTGCTCGTCTGGGTATTGCTGAATGAAAGGCAAAAAAAACGGCAGGATACCCTGCCGTTTTTTCTTATAAGACTTTATTACTGCTGATTTTCACGTTCTGCAATAAAATCCAGCGCCTTGTTGATGCGCGCCACGCTGCGTGATTTCCCGATGGCATGGACAGTCACGTCCAGTGCTGGAGACTGGCCCGCACCGGTCACCGCAACGCGTAGCGGCATACCGACTTTGCCCATGCCAACTTCCAGCTCGTCTGCGGTCGCCTGAATGGCATGATGCACATTCTCAGCGGTCCACTCGGTGAGCGCAGCCAGCTTGTCACGCACCACTTCCAGCGGCTGACGAGCTACCGGGCGCAGGTGCTTCTTCGCGGCGTCCGCGTCGAACTCGTCAAACTCTTCATAGAAGTAGCGGCAGCTTTCGGCAATTTCTTTCAGCGTTTTGCAGCGCTCGCCGAGCAGTTTCACCAGGTCCGCCAGCTCAGGGCCGGTGCGGGTATCAATATTTGCCTGCTCAATGTGCCACTGCAGATACGTCGCCACATATTCCGGCGGCATGGTATTGATGTAGTGGTGGTTCAGCCACAGCAGCTTGTCGGTATTAAATGCGCTCGCTGATTTGCTCACAGAGCTCAGAGAGAACAGTTCGATCATCTCTTCACGGCTGAAGATCTCCTGGTCACCGTGGGCCCAGCCCAGGCGCACCAGATAGTTCAGCAGCGCTTCCGGCAGATAACCGTCGTCGCGATACTGCATGACGCTGACCGCACCGTGACGTTTAGACAGTTTTTTACCATCGTCGCCGTTGATCATGGAGACGTGCGCATAGACAGGCACAGGCGCATTCAGCGCTTTCAGGATGTTGATCTGGCGTGGGGTATTGTTGATATGGTCTTCACCACGGACAACGTGGGTAATTTCCATATCCCAGTCATCAACCACTACGCAGAAGTTATAGGTTGGAGAACCGTCGGTGCGACGAATGATCAGATCGTCCAGCTCCTGGTTGCTGAATTCGATCGGGCCACGGATCTGGTCGTCGAAAATCACCGAGCCATCCTGCGGGTTAGCAAAACGCACAACGCACGGTTCATCAGCAGCATGCTCGCTATGGTCGTGGCGGCAGCGGCCGTCATAACGCGGTTTTTCACCGTTCGCCATCTGCTCTTCGCGCAGCGCATCCAGACGCTCTTTGGAGCAGTAGCATTTATACGCCGTGCCCGCGACCAGCATCTCATCAATAACAGCGTTATAGCGGTCAAAACGTTTAGTCTGGAAATACGGGCCTTCATCCCACTCCAGGTTCAGCCAGTTCATCCCATCCATAATGGCTTCAATTGCTTCCGGCGTGGAGCGCTCAAGATCGGTGTCTTCTATACGCAGCACGAACTCACCTTTGTTGTGGCGTGCAAAAAGCCAGGAGTAGAGAGCAGTACGAGCACCACCGACGTGCAGATAGCCTGTCGGGCTCGGCGCGAAGCGAGTTTTGATTTTCATGAAATGGCCTTACGTTATAAAGATGCCGGCAATCGGCAAATCCCGGGGAAAAAACGATGGGCAATATTCTATCACTGTGGGGGGATTCCTCAATGTCGATCCCTTTATCGTGGCGGAGTTTACTGTTTTTGTTTAGAAATCATGCGCCACCGCCCGTTTTGCGATCGTTTTGTTTAATTTTACGACGAACGAATAAAAACTTTAGAAAATGCGTTGACTCATTTTCAACTCTCCCTATAATGCGACTCCACACAGCGGGGGTGATTAGCTCAGTTGGTAGAGCATCTCCTTTACACGGAGGGGGTCGGCGGTTCGAGCCCGTCATCACCCACCATCTACTTCGGTAGACTCGCAGTGTAGATAAGAATTGAGATTGGGCGATTAGCTCAGTTGGTAGAGCATCTCCTTTACACGGAGGGGGTCGGCGGTTCGAGCCCGTCATCGCCCACCATTCTCACCTTATCGCAGCAGTTCCGAAATGGGCGATTAGCTCAGTTGGTAGAGCATCTCCTTTACACGGAGGGGGTCGGCGGTTCGAGCCCGTCATCGCCCACCATTTCGGGTCGTTAGCTCAGTTGGTAGAGCAGTTGACTTTTAATCAATTGGTCGCAGGTTCGAATCCTGCACGACCCACCAATGTAAAAAAGCGCCCTAAAGGCGCTTTTTTGCTATCTGCACTTTACATCTTCAACGCCGCAATTAACGTCTTCACCGCAGGCGTCGCCTGCTTCTCGTCATACACTACATACAAATCTGCCGGTATACGCTCCCGTAACGGGCGGAATACCACGCCCGGCCACTGCATTTGCGCGTAGCTGTCGGCAGCAAGCGTAATCCCCATTCCCATGCTGATCATCGCCAGTACCGTTTGCGGCTCAACGGCTTCACGCACGATCATCGGCGAAAACCCGGCTTGCTGGCAAACACGATGTAAAAATGCCCAGTCAGAATGTGCTGAAGGCATCGTGACAAAATACTCATCCTGCAATTCTGTAAGCGCAACGGATGATTCGCTGACCAGGCGGTGATCTTCCGGCATCGCCACCAGAAAAGCCGCTTCACGCAACCGCAGGCTGGTAAAACCCGCGGTAGGTTCCGTTGCCATTCGCCAGATCCCGACATCCAGCTCCCGGCGCTCAAGCAGCGCCATCTGCATTACCGGCGATTTTTCGCGAAAAACGACATCAACGTTCGGATGCTCTTTCAGGAAAGCGCGCATCACCGTGCGCACCTCACTCCACATGGCGGTGCCGACAATCCCCAGCTCGATGCGCCCTGCTTCCCCCCGGCCAATTTGCTCGACGCGAGCCAGAGCCTGGTTTGCGCTGGCGAGCAGCCGGCGTGACTCTTCCATCAGCACTTTACCGGCATGCGTCAACGCGACGCTCCGCGAGTGGCGAATAAACAGTAACGTGCCCAGCTGACTTTCCAGCTCTTTAATGTGCAGGCTTAACGGAGGCTGGGACATGTTGAGACGGGCCGCAGCCCGTCCAAAATGTAGTTCCTCCGCCACGGCCAGAAAATAGCGCAGCAGCTTGAGATCGGTTCGATAGACGCGTTCCATCAAAACATATCCTGGCGATAACACTTATGCGCCTACCTTAAAGCCTTTCAGCGTCCGGAGGGAAAATTTAGTGCGCAACTGTGCGCATCTCGCTGTTTTTACTGGCGTGGCGATAGTTAAAGCTGAAGTAAAAGACCACCGCGAGCACCAGAGCATAGGCCGCAAACACCAGCCAGATCGTCTGCCAGTCCTTCACTCCTTCAACCGAGAAATAATCAACCGCCGCACCACTCAATACCGAACCGAAATACGCCCCGATACCGTTAACGGTCGTCATAAACAACCCTTGCGCGCTGGCGCGGATATCGGCGCTGACCTCCTGTTCAACAAACACCGAGCCGGAAATGTTGAAGAAGTCGAACGCACAGCCGTAGACAATCATTGAGAGCATGAGCAGCGCAAAGCCCGTTGCGGACGGATCGCCAAAGGCAAACAGGCCAAACCGCAGCATCCAGGCCACCATGCTCATCAGCATGACGGCCTTAATGCCAAATCGTCCGAGGAAGTACGGAATGGTCAGGATGAAGAATACCTCAGACATTTGCGAAACGGAGAGCAGAATGGACGGATATTTGACGATAAAGCTATCTGCATACGCCGGATTACGCGCAAAATCATGCAGGAAGGGGCTGCCAAACGTGTTGGTTATCTGCAGCACGGCGCCGAGCAACATGGCAAATAAAAAGAACACCGCCATCCGGGGCTGTTTAAACAGGATAAACGCATTGAGGCCCAGCTTGCTTGCCAGAGACGGAGACGTTTTCGATTTCACAACCGGAATGGCCGGCAGGGTCAGAGAATAGAGTGCCAGCAGCAGAGACGCACCAGCCGCTATATAGAGCTGCACGTTGCTTAGCTCCGCGCCCATGAGGCTTATGGCCCACATCGCCGCTATAAAGCCCACGGTGCCATACACCCGCACTCGCGGAAAATGGCTCACCGTATCCAGCCCTGCCTGTTCAAGACAGGAGTAGGAAATGGTGTTCGACAGCGCAATCGTGGGCATGAAGGCCATCGCATTCACCAGCATGACCCAGAACATCAGCCCTGGCTCATTGACCTGCGCGGCATAGCAGAGCGCGACGGCACAGACGAGGTGGCAAATGACGTATGCGCGGTCTGCCCGCAGCCACTTGTCGGCAATAATCCCCACCAGCGAAGGCATAACGATCGCGGCAAGTCCTTTGGAGCTGTACACCATGCCCACGTCAGAGCCGGTAAAGTGTAGGGTATTAATCATGTAAGCGCCGAGGGTAACCAGCCAGCTCCCCCAGATAAAATATTGCATAAAGGACATCATCTTTAAGCGAGTCGTGATGTTCATAACCCATTCCTTATCGCAGTGTGGCCCTGGCGGGCCACTTTATTGTTTTATTCAGGCAATATGGCGAAGAAAACCGCAGATAAGATTGATAAAGTTCTGGCGGGAGAGCTCGGCGGCAGCAAGGGTTTGCTCATGCGAGAGTTTTACCTCTCCCAGACCTTCGGCGAGATTGGTAATAGCAGAAACGGCCACCACCTTCAGGCCGCAATGGCGTGCGGAAATCACTTCAGGCACCACGGACATCCCCACCACATCGCCGCCGATAATCTGCATCATGCGGATCTCGGCCGCCGTCTCGAAGTTCGGGCCGGGATAAGAGACAAACACTCCTTCGTGCAGCGGGAAGCCTTCTTTCGCTGCCACGGTTTGCAGAACGGCACGGTAATCCGCGTCGTAAGCATTGGCCAGAGAGAAGAAACGATCGCCAAAGCGCTCATCGTTCAGCCCCACCATCGGCGTGCCCGGCATGGTGTTGATATGGTCACTCAGGGCAACCAGACTTCCTGGCTGAACCTCCGGGCGTAGTGAGCCCGCCGCATTGGTGCTAAACAGTAGCTCGCACCCCAGCAGCTTAAAGGTGCGGATCGCATCGGTCATGACGGTCATTCCTCGGCCTTCATAGAAGTGCCCTCGCCCCTTCATGCAGACGACAGGCACCCCGGCCAGATGCCCAAGCACCAGCTCGCCGGCATGTCCGTGCACGGTGCTCACCGGGAAGCCAGGCAGCTTTTCGTAGCTCAGGGAAACGGCGTCGTCTATCTGGTCGGCGAGCGCGCCCAGGCCGGAGCCGAGAATAAACGCCACGCGAGGGGTGAAGTTTGGCTTAGCGGTGCGAATGATGTCAGCACAGTACCACGGGTTATTCGAGAGGGTCATAGAGGCTCCTTGAGGATTAAGATCGCGATAGCAGGGATCGCATGACTTATGTCTTATATCCGCAGCCTGCAGGTCATCTCCAATACACTTTTATCGCACCATCAATACTGATTGTGTATTAATACAACCCCCTGCCAGATATGGCAGTTTTGCTCAAGCTAATCCCGTCGGTGCCGATACCTCTGTTTTATAGCGCGAGGAAAAAGTATGACGACCATTCAGGCTTCAACCCAACCCATTCAAACCAGCAGCGGCGGGAGCGGCGCTTCCGGCAGTAACGATATCGCGGCGCAAATCAGCCGCATTACCGACAAGATCAAAAAGCTGACACAGCAGTTAAAAGAGCTGGCAAACAGCCCCGGCAGTACGGATGAGAAGAAGAAGCAGCAGGAACTGATTCAGACCCAGATCAAAGTGCTGCAGGCGCAGCTCGCGGCGCTGCAGCGCCAGCAGGCCGAAGAAGCTCAGAAGAAGCAGGATCAAAAGCTGGGCAAAGTGGAAGGGGTGAACAACCCGTCAGACAATCATCAGATTGATATCTACATCTAATCGTCTGATGCATTAAACAGTGGGTCGCGTATGCGGGCTTCGGTTAATCGTTGTGCCTGGATACGCACCACTTCCCAGATAGCCTGCGCCGCCCCCGAGAGTGAACGATTTTTTCGCCGCACCAGCATCAGCTTTCGCTCGACAACCGGCGTTAATCGCTTGACGGCCAGTCGGCTTCCCTGCGGCAGGGGAAGCGCCAGGGCGGGCAACACGCTGATGCCAATGCCGGCTTCCACCATCGGAAACAGCGTCGCCGGGTGACCAATCTCCTGTACGATCGTTGCCTTAACGCCCTGATTCACCAGCGCGGAATCAATCAGCGGGCGGCTACCCGAGGCATAATCCTGTAAAACCAGGTTCGCGCCCGTCAGGGACTGCCAGCTGACCTCCGGCAACGTTGCCAGCGGGTCGTCGTCACGGCAGAGCAGCAAAAAGGGCTCAGAAAGTACGCTTTCGCACGCCAGATCGCTCACCTGACCGGGATCGATAACAATACCAAAATCCACATCTCCCTGACGGATGCTCTCCAGCACCCACTGCTGCGGCCTGTCATGCAGGACAAAATCAATGTCCGGATAGCGGTGGCTTCCCTCGGCAATACACTGCGGGATAAGATGCGCGGATATCGTCTGGCTGGCCGCAACCCGCACGGTGCCCGACAGCTGCTGCCCCAACCTCCCCACGTCTCTGAGCGTGCTGTTCAGCTCATCCAGCAGCCGTTCAAGGCGCAGGGCCAGCTGCTGCCCTGCTTCGGTTAACACCACTTCGCGCGTGGTGCGGTCAAGCAACCTAACGCCGGTCTGATTTTCCAGCTCTTTCACGCTGTGGCTGACCGCCGACTGGCTCAGGCCAATCATCTCCCCTGCCCGACTGAAGCTGCGGGCGTGGGCGACGGTGACGAAAATGCGAAGTTGACGCAGGGAATAATTCATCTTTTTAATTCATGAATGGATGCAATAAATCAATTTTATTTCTCAAATGGAAAAAAGCACAATAGTGACATCTGTTTTCAGGAGTCATTATGAAACTATTTCGTATTCTTGATCCGTTTACGCTCACTCTGGTGGTCACCGTTTTACTGGCTTCGTTCTTCCCCGCTCGCGGCGGTTTTGTGCCGTTTTTTGAGGGACTAACGACGGCCGCTATCGCGCTGCTGTTCTTTATGCACGGTGCCAAACTCTCCCGTGAAGCGATCATTGCAGGCGGCGGACACTGGCGACTGCATCTGTGGGTGATGTGCAGCACCTTCATTCTGTTCCCGATACTCGGGGTGCTGTTTGCCTGGTGGGCACCGGTCAATGTCGATCCAGCCCTGTATACCGGGTTCCTGTATCTGTGCATTCTCCCCGCTACCGTGCAGTCTGCCATCGCCTTTACCTCGCTGGCAGGCGGCAACGTAGCGGCAGCCGTTTGTTCAGCGTCCGCCTCCAGCCTGTTAGGGATTTTCGTCTCTCCGCTGCTGGTGGGCCTGCTGATGAACATGCACGGTGCGGAAGGTAACCTGGAGCAGGTCGGCAAAATCTGTCTGCAGCTGCTGTTGCCGTTTGTGCTGGGGCATCTTTCCCGACC is a genomic window containing:
- a CDS encoding putative DNA-binding transcriptional regulator gives rise to the protein MKRLRSKMTTEELAENLGVARQTVNRWIRQQGWKTEGLNGVKGGRARLIHVDARVKEHIMTLPAIRNRQAVYHLAEVTSSYGEHTSNLRPGIIETLESMTELEQKRLDTLLKREGIRGFLARLGIAE
- the gltX gene encoding glutamate--tRNA ligase is translated as MKIKTRFAPSPTGYLHVGGARTALYSWLFARHNKGEFVLRIEDTDLERSTPEAIEAIMDGMNWLNLEWDEGPYFQTKRFDRYNAVIDEMLVAGTAYKCYCSKERLDALREEQMANGEKPRYDGRCRHDHSEHAADEPCVVRFANPQDGSVIFDDQIRGPIEFSNQELDDLIIRRTDGSPTYNFCVVVDDWDMEITHVVRGEDHINNTPRQINILKALNAPVPVYAHVSMINGDDGKKLSKRHGAVSVMQYRDDGYLPEALLNYLVRLGWAHGDQEIFSREEMIELFSLSSVSKSASAFNTDKLLWLNHHYINTMPPEYVATYLQWHIEQANIDTRTGPELADLVKLLGERCKTLKEIAESCRYFYEEFDEFDADAAKKHLRPVARQPLEVVRDKLAALTEWTAENVHHAIQATADELEVGMGKVGMPLRVAVTGAGQSPALDVTVHAIGKSRSVARINKALDFIAERENQQ
- a CDS encoding LysR family transcriptional regulator is translated as MERVYRTDLKLLRYFLAVAEELHFGRAAARLNMSQPPLSLHIKELESQLGTLLFIRHSRSVALTHAGKVLMEESRRLLASANQALARVEQIGRGEAGRIELGIVGTAMWSEVRTVMRAFLKEHPNVDVVFREKSPVMQMALLERRELDVGIWRMATEPTAGFTSLRLREAAFLVAMPEDHRLVSESSVALTELQDEYFVTMPSAHSDWAFLHRVCQQAGFSPMIVREAVEPQTVLAMISMGMGITLAADSYAQMQWPGVVFRPLRERIPADLYVVYDEKQATPAVKTLIAALKM
- a CDS encoding MFS transporter, giving the protein MNITTRLKMMSFMQYFIWGSWLVTLGAYMINTLHFTGSDVGMVYSSKGLAAIVMPSLVGIIADKWLRADRAYVICHLVCAVALCYAAQVNEPGLMFWVMLVNAMAFMPTIALSNTISYSCLEQAGLDTVSHFPRVRVYGTVGFIAAMWAISLMGAELSNVQLYIAAGASLLLALYSLTLPAIPVVKSKTSPSLASKLGLNAFILFKQPRMAVFFLFAMLLGAVLQITNTFGSPFLHDFARNPAYADSFIVKYPSILLSVSQMSEVFFILTIPYFLGRFGIKAVMLMSMVAWMLRFGLFAFGDPSATGFALLMLSMIVYGCAFDFFNISGSVFVEQEVSADIRASAQGLFMTTVNGIGAYFGSVLSGAAVDYFSVEGVKDWQTIWLVFAAYALVLAVVFYFSFNYRHASKNSEMRTVAH
- the xapA gene encoding xanthosine phosphorylase; translated protein: MTLSNNPWYCADIIRTAKPNFTPRVAFILGSGLGALADQIDDAVSLSYEKLPGFPVSTVHGHAGELVLGHLAGVPVVCMKGRGHFYEGRGMTVMTDAIRTFKLLGCELLFSTNAAGSLRPEVQPGSLVALSDHINTMPGTPMVGLNDERFGDRFFSLANAYDADYRAVLQTVAAKEGFPLHEGVFVSYPGPNFETAAEIRMMQIIGGDVVGMSVVPEVISARHCGLKVVAVSAITNLAEGLGEVKLSHEQTLAAAELSRQNFINLICGFLRHIA
- a CDS encoding FlxA protein: MTTIQASTQPIQTSSGGSGASGSNDIAAQISRITDKIKKLTQQLKELANSPGSTDEKKKQQELIQTQIKVLQAQLAALQRQQAEEAQKKQDQKLGKVEGVNNPSDNHQIDIYI
- a CDS encoding LysR family transcriptional regulator, with the translated sequence MNYSLRQLRIFVTVAHARSFSRAGEMIGLSQSAVSHSVKELENQTGVRLLDRTTREVVLTEAGQQLALRLERLLDELNSTLRDVGRLGQQLSGTVRVAASQTISAHLIPQCIAEGSHRYPDIDFVLHDRPQQWVLESIRQGDVDFGIVIDPGQVSDLACESVLSEPFLLLCRDDDPLATLPEVSWQSLTGANLVLQDYASGSRPLIDSALVNQGVKATIVQEIGHPATLFPMVEAGIGISVLPALALPLPQGSRLAVKRLTPVVERKLMLVRRKNRSLSGAAQAIWEVVRIQAQRLTEARIRDPLFNASDD
- a CDS encoding bile acid:sodium symporter, producing MKLFRILDPFTLTLVVTVLLASFFPARGGFVPFFEGLTTAAIALLFFMHGAKLSREAIIAGGGHWRLHLWVMCSTFILFPILGVLFAWWAPVNVDPALYTGFLYLCILPATVQSAIAFTSLAGGNVAAAVCSASASSLLGIFVSPLLVGLLMNMHGAEGNLEQVGKICLQLLLPFVLGHLSRPWTGAFVAKHKKWISKTDQTSILLVVYSAFSEAVVNGIWHKVGAGSLLFIVVVSIVLLAIVIAVNVFVARRCGFNKADEITIVFCGSKKSLANGIPMANILFPTSVIGMMVLPLMIFHQIQLMVCAVLARRYKRQTEKLAQEETRAAKA